One genomic segment of Streptococcus salivarius includes these proteins:
- a CDS encoding Nramp family divalent metal transporter: MTSSKKVSLSEVNQSIDTPNNNRFWQNLKAFLGPGALVAVGYMDPGNWITSVVGGATYKYSLLFVILISSLIAMQLQQMAGKLGIVTQMDLAQATAYHSPKWLRYTLWVILELALMATDLAEVLGSAIALNLLFGIPIMVAILVTVLDVFLLLLIMKLGFKKIEAIVSTLILTILVIFVYLVALSEPSIKGILEGYLPTPALFEPHAAGHTNQLTLALGIVGATVMPHNLYLHSSLSQTRKVDYSDGKDVTKAVRFMTWDSNIQLTLAFVVNSLLLILGAALFFGHASDISAFSQMYNALQDSKIAGAVASSTLSTLFALALLASGQNSTITGTLTGQIVMEGFLHMRLPQWVIRLFTRLFALLPVIIVAILYGDQEKTLDQLLVYSQVFLSIALPFSIFPLIYYTSKKSLMGKHVNAKWNTFLGYAIAIVLTILNLKLIFDTF, translated from the coding sequence ATGACATCTTCAAAAAAGGTTTCCCTTTCTGAGGTTAACCAATCAATAGATACACCAAATAATAATCGTTTTTGGCAAAATCTTAAGGCTTTCTTGGGACCTGGGGCTCTTGTAGCCGTGGGTTACATGGACCCAGGGAACTGGATTACCAGTGTCGTCGGTGGGGCAACCTACAAGTACAGTCTTCTTTTTGTCATCTTAATTTCATCTTTAATCGCTATGCAGTTGCAACAAATGGCTGGAAAATTAGGGATTGTGACTCAAATGGACCTGGCTCAAGCAACTGCATACCACTCGCCCAAATGGCTACGATACACGCTTTGGGTGATTCTGGAGCTTGCCTTAATGGCGACGGACTTGGCCGAGGTGCTTGGTTCTGCCATCGCACTTAACCTGCTCTTTGGTATTCCAATTATGGTTGCCATTCTGGTGACAGTCCTAGATGTCTTCCTACTCCTACTCATCATGAAGCTGGGATTCAAGAAAATCGAGGCTATTGTTTCAACCTTGATTTTGACCATCTTGGTTATCTTTGTCTACTTGGTAGCCTTGTCTGAGCCTAGTATTAAGGGAATCCTCGAGGGTTATCTCCCTACGCCAGCGCTCTTTGAGCCACATGCTGCTGGGCACACCAACCAGTTGACTTTGGCACTTGGGATTGTGGGTGCAACCGTTATGCCACATAACCTCTACTTGCACTCATCCTTGTCACAGACTCGTAAGGTTGACTATTCTGATGGTAAAGACGTGACTAAGGCTGTCCGTTTCATGACCTGGGACTCCAACATTCAGTTGACTTTGGCCTTTGTGGTTAACTCCCTCCTCTTGATTTTGGGGGCAGCTCTCTTCTTTGGTCACGCTTCTGATATTTCAGCCTTCTCACAAATGTACAATGCTCTTCAGGACTCTAAGATTGCTGGTGCGGTTGCTAGTTCAACACTTTCAACCCTCTTTGCCTTGGCACTCTTGGCTAGTGGTCAAAACTCTACCATTACTGGTACCCTAACTGGTCAGATTGTCATGGAAGGTTTCCTCCACATGAGGTTACCACAGTGGGTAATTCGTTTGTTCACACGTCTCTTCGCCTTGCTACCTGTTATCATTGTAGCCATTCTCTACGGCGATCAAGAAAAGACACTGGATCAACTCTTGGTTTATTCACAAGTATTCCTTTCCATTGCCTTGCCATTTTCTATCTTCCCTTTGATTTACTACACTTCTAAAAAATCACTCATGGGAAAACACGTCAATGCCAAGTGGAATACCTTCCTCGGTTATGCCATCGCTATTGTCCTAACCATTCTCAATCTCAAACTTATCTTTGATACGTTTTAA
- a CDS encoding peptidase U32 family protein, with amino-acid sequence MEKIVITATAESYEQARELLELGVDRIYIGEKAFGLRLPKPFSFAEMRKIAELVHESGKELTVAVNALMHQGMMDALPDYLDFLEEIKADYITVGDAGVFYICNRDKRPFKMIYDASTMVTSSRQINFWGKQAGASEAVLAREIPSAELFVMAENLQIPAEVLVYGASIIHHSKRPLLQNYYNFIKTDEAVTKERDLFLSEPGDPDSHYSVYEDLHGTHIFANNDLDMMTKLSELVEHGFDHWKLDGVYCPGENFVKITEYFVKARDLIEAGEFSQDQAFLFDEAIHKLHPANRGLDTGFYDYEPDRVK; translated from the coding sequence ATGGAAAAAATAGTGATTACAGCGACTGCTGAGAGCTACGAGCAGGCACGTGAGCTCCTAGAACTTGGCGTAGATCGTATTTACATCGGCGAAAAAGCTTTTGGCCTTCGTTTGCCTAAGCCTTTTTCATTCGCAGAGATGCGAAAGATTGCAGAGCTGGTACATGAGTCTGGCAAGGAATTGACTGTTGCCGTTAACGCCCTCATGCACCAAGGTATGATGGATGCTCTTCCAGACTACCTTGATTTTCTTGAAGAAATCAAGGCAGATTATATCACGGTTGGTGATGCAGGAGTTTTCTACATTTGTAACCGTGACAAACGCCCCTTCAAAATGATTTATGATGCTTCAACCATGGTAACCTCTAGCCGTCAGATTAATTTCTGGGGCAAACAAGCTGGAGCTTCTGAAGCTGTTTTGGCTCGTGAAATTCCATCTGCGGAACTTTTCGTCATGGCTGAAAATCTTCAAATTCCAGCTGAGGTTTTGGTTTATGGTGCAAGTATCATTCACCACTCAAAACGTCCGCTTCTTCAAAACTACTACAACTTTATCAAAACGGATGAAGCTGTTACCAAAGAACGTGACCTCTTCCTTTCTGAGCCAGGAGATCCAGATTCTCACTACTCAGTTTATGAAGACTTGCATGGAACACATATCTTTGCCAACAATGACTTGGATATGATGACTAAACTTTCAGAACTCGTTGAACATGGTTTTGATCACTGGAAGTTGGACGGCGTTTATTGCCCAGGTGAAAACTTTGTAAAAATTACTGAGTATTTTGTGAAGGCTCGTGACCTCATCGAGGCTGGCGAATTTTCACAAGACCAAGCCTTCCTCTTTGATGAGGCTATTCATAAATTACACCCAGCCAACCGTGGTTTGGACACAGGTTTCTACGACTATGAACCTGACCGTGTAAAATAA
- a CDS encoding DUF948 domain-containing protein yields the protein MAEIAFLIIAIALAAFLIALIPTLLRTRHVVKEVEETVAVLRTDINVTLHQTNEILAKANVLVEDVNEKVQTIDPLFVAVAELSESVSDLNTEARYLGAKASAAGASVGKAGSAFAIGKVASKLFGKKDKKK from the coding sequence ATGGCAGAAATTGCATTTCTTATTATCGCAATCGCACTTGCTGCGTTTCTCATTGCATTAATCCCTACTCTACTTCGTACCCGTCATGTGGTTAAAGAAGTTGAAGAAACAGTTGCTGTGCTTCGTACAGATATCAATGTAACCCTTCATCAAACAAATGAAATCTTGGCTAAGGCAAACGTCTTGGTTGAAGATGTTAATGAAAAAGTTCAAACAATCGATCCTCTCTTCGTAGCAGTAGCTGAGCTTTCAGAAAGTGTCTCTGACTTGAATACTGAAGCTCGTTATCTCGGTGCGAAAGCAAGTGCAGCAGGAGCAAGTGTCGGTAAAGCAGGTTCAGCCTTTGCTATCGGTAAGGTTGCTTCAAAACTATTTGGTAAAAAAGACAAGAAAAAATAA
- a CDS encoding YdbC family protein translates to MAEFSFEIEEKLLVLSENDKGWTKELNRVSFNGAPAKYDIRAWSPDHTKMGKGITLSNEEFQVLVEAFKN, encoded by the coding sequence ATGGCAGAATTTTCATTTGAAATTGAAGAAAAACTCTTGGTTTTGTCTGAGAATGACAAGGGTTGGACTAAGGAACTCAATCGTGTGAGCTTTAATGGCGCACCGGCTAAGTATGACATCCGTGCATGGAGTCCAGACCACACCAAGATGGGCAAGGGGATTACCCTAAGCAACGAGGAATTCCAAGTTCTCGTTGAAGCCTTCAAAAATTAA
- the lgt gene encoding prolipoprotein diacylglyceryl transferase — translation MFATIDPIALRLGPISIHWYAICIVSGLLLAVYLAQRWAPEKGIDPENILDFILLAFPIAIVGARLYYVIFQWSYYSQNPSEIFAIWNGGIAIYGGLIAGAAVLYWFAKRHAIAVLDFLDIAAPGVMIAQSIGRWGNFINQEAYGKAVSHLNYVPEFIRQQMYIDGSYRVPTFLYESLWNLVGFIIILGLRRFNKKLRQGDVTSFYLIWYGLGRFVIEGMRTDSLMFVGLRVSQWVSIAIIILGATLLYLRKQRPEADYKMKN, via the coding sequence ATGTTTGCTACTATTGATCCTATTGCTCTAAGGCTTGGCCCCATTAGTATTCATTGGTATGCCATCTGTATCGTATCTGGTCTCTTACTTGCCGTTTATCTGGCTCAGCGTTGGGCTCCTGAAAAGGGAATTGACCCTGAAAACATCTTAGATTTTATTCTTCTTGCCTTTCCGATAGCCATTGTTGGTGCTAGGCTCTACTATGTGATCTTCCAGTGGTCCTACTACAGTCAAAATCCTTCTGAAATTTTTGCAATTTGGAATGGTGGAATTGCCATCTATGGTGGCTTGATTGCTGGAGCAGCTGTCCTCTATTGGTTTGCTAAACGTCATGCCATTGCTGTCTTGGATTTTCTAGATATCGCGGCACCTGGCGTTATGATTGCTCAGAGTATCGGTCGCTGGGGAAACTTTATTAACCAGGAGGCCTACGGAAAAGCAGTTAGTCATCTGAATTATGTCCCAGAATTTATTCGCCAGCAGATGTACATTGATGGTAGTTATCGTGTACCGACCTTTCTTTACGAAAGTCTCTGGAACTTGGTCGGATTTATCATTATCCTAGGACTAAGACGCTTTAATAAGAAACTGCGTCAAGGAGATGTGACCTCATTTTACCTTATCTGGTATGGTCTTGGACGTTTTGTCATTGAAGGCATGCGTACGGATAGCCTCATGTTTGTTGGCTTGCGTGTTTCTCAATGGGTTAGCATCGCTATTATCATCTTGGGTGCAACCTTGCTCTATTTGCGAAAGCAACGCCCAGAGGCAGATTATAAAATGAAAAACTAG
- a CDS encoding PspC domain-containing protein, with translation MSNRFYKTRKNRLVAGVVAGLADKFGWDLALARILAIILMVSTQFGIFLYLVLAFLLPYKEDIYPEIKLKDGRKRKNAEPVEDEWNW, from the coding sequence ATGTCAAATCGTTTTTATAAGACACGAAAAAATAGACTCGTCGCCGGTGTTGTTGCAGGTTTGGCAGATAAGTTTGGCTGGGACCTAGCTCTAGCTCGTATTTTGGCTATTATTCTCATGGTTTCAACGCAGTTTGGAATCTTTCTATACTTGGTTTTAGCCTTTCTCCTTCCTTACAAAGAAGATATTTATCCCGAAATCAAGCTCAAGGATGGACGCAAACGTAAAAACGCTGAACCTGTTGAAGATGAGTGGAATTGGTAA
- a CDS encoding peptidase U32 family protein, whose translation MTTTKKRPEVLVPAGTLEKLKVAVNYGADAVFVGGQAYGLRSRAGNFTMDELREGIEYAHARGVDVHVASNMVTHEGNEKGAGEWFRELRDMGLDAVIVSDPALIEICSTYAPGLNIHLSTQASATNVETFHFWKEYGLTRVVLAREVTMEELAEIRKRTDLEIEAFVHGAMCISYSGRCTLSNHMSDRDANRGGCSQSCRWKYDLYDMPFGQERKSIHGEVPEEYSMSAVDMCMIENIPDLIDNGVDSLKIEGRMKSVHYVSTVANCYKAACDAYMESAEAFYAIKDDLINELWKVAQRELATGFYYKTPTENEQLFGARRKIPQYKFVGEVVDFDPATMTATIRQRNVILEGDHVEFYGPGFRHFECDIKDLHDANGNKIDRAPNPMELLTITVPQEVKLGDMIRSTKEGLINLYQKDGSSKTVRA comes from the coding sequence ATGACTACAACTAAAAAACGCCCAGAGGTTCTGGTACCTGCTGGGACTTTGGAAAAATTGAAAGTCGCTGTAAATTACGGCGCAGATGCTGTTTTCGTTGGTGGACAAGCCTATGGTTTGCGTAGCCGTGCCGGAAACTTTACCATGGATGAGCTTCGAGAAGGTATCGAATACGCTCACGCTCGTGGCGTTGATGTACACGTTGCTTCAAACATGGTTACCCATGAAGGAAATGAAAAGGGTGCTGGTGAGTGGTTCCGTGAATTGCGTGATATGGGACTCGATGCTGTTATCGTATCTGACCCAGCCTTGATTGAAATCTGTTCAACCTACGCTCCAGGACTTAACATCCACTTGTCAACGCAAGCATCTGCAACAAACGTTGAAACCTTCCATTTTTGGAAAGAGTATGGCTTGACCCGTGTTGTTTTGGCACGTGAGGTAACTATGGAAGAATTGGCTGAAATCCGTAAACGTACGGATCTTGAAATTGAGGCCTTTGTCCATGGTGCTATGTGTATCTCATATTCAGGTCGCTGTACCCTTTCTAACCACATGTCAGACCGTGATGCCAACCGTGGTGGTTGTTCACAGTCTTGCCGTTGGAAATATGACCTTTACGACATGCCATTCGGTCAAGAGCGAAAGAGTATCCACGGTGAAGTTCCTGAAGAATACTCAATGTCAGCCGTTGACATGTGTATGATTGAAAATATCCCAGACCTTATCGACAATGGCGTTGACAGTCTTAAAATCGAAGGTCGTATGAAATCTGTCCACTACGTCTCAACAGTTGCTAACTGTTACAAGGCTGCTTGTGACGCTTACATGGAAAGTGCAGAAGCCTTTTATGCCATCAAAGATGATTTGATTAACGAACTCTGGAAGGTTGCCCAACGTGAATTGGCAACAGGTTTCTACTACAAGACACCAACAGAAAACGAACAACTCTTTGGAGCTCGTCGTAAGATTCCACAATACAAATTCGTTGGTGAAGTCGTAGACTTTGATCCAGCAACTATGACAGCTACAATCCGTCAACGTAACGTTATCCTCGAAGGTGACCACGTTGAATTCTACGGACCAGGCTTCCGTCATTTCGAGTGTGATATCAAAGACCTTCACGATGCCAATGGTAACAAAATTGACCGTGCACCAAACCCAATGGAACTTCTTACAATTACCGTGCCACAAGAAGTTAAACTTGGTGACATGATTCGTTCAACTAAAGAAGGTTTAATTAACCTTTACCAAAAAGACGGTTCAAGCAAAACTGTTCGTGCCTAA
- a CDS encoding DUF3270 domain-containing protein gives MADNLHRQFDHIEDFETERPQTTNYQDYQGLNSNSIKLQDMIFFGRISSFCVSTVLVAFLFLVAQVATFWAFFWAITISVIGQIGIYVLIEYYKAQKR, from the coding sequence ATGGCTGACAACTTACACCGTCAATTTGATCACATCGAAGATTTCGAGACTGAGCGTCCTCAAACGACGAATTATCAAGATTATCAAGGTTTAAATAGTAATAGTATTAAGCTACAAGATATGATTTTCTTTGGACGTATCTCAAGCTTCTGTGTTTCAACAGTCCTAGTTGCCTTCCTTTTCTTGGTAGCACAGGTGGCTACCTTCTGGGCCTTCTTCTGGGCAATTACCATCAGCGTCATTGGTCAGATAGGCATTTATGTCCTAATCGAATATTATAAAGCACAAAAACGTTGA
- the hprK gene encoding HPr(Ser) kinase/phosphatase produces MTVTVKMLVDKLKLKVIYGNEKLLSKPITTADISRPGLEMTGYFDFYSPERIQLVGMKEWSYLKTLTDHNRYSVFSNMFKEETPAVIVARGLDIPEEMYRAAKENGVAVLQGRNGTSSLSGDMSWYLNAQLAERTSVHGVLVDIYGMGVLIQGDSGIGKSETGLELVKRGHRLVADDRVDVYAKDEETLWGEPAEILHHLLEIRGVGIIDVMSLYGASAVRNSSQVQLAIYLENFEDGKVFDRLGNGNEEIELQGVKIPRVRIPVKTGRNVSVVIEAAAMNYRAKQMGFDATKTFEERLTNLISKNGED; encoded by the coding sequence ATGACAGTAACCGTTAAAATGCTGGTTGATAAGCTTAAGCTTAAGGTTATCTATGGGAATGAAAAACTATTGTCAAAACCAATCACAACCGCTGATATCTCTCGCCCTGGTTTAGAAATGACAGGATATTTTGATTTTTATTCACCAGAGCGTATTCAATTGGTTGGGATGAAGGAGTGGTCTTACCTTAAAACTTTGACTGACCACAACCGTTACTCTGTTTTCAGTAACATGTTTAAAGAAGAGACACCTGCTGTTATCGTGGCGCGTGGACTTGATATTCCTGAGGAGATGTATCGAGCAGCTAAAGAAAATGGCGTTGCGGTTCTTCAAGGTCGTAACGGCACATCCTCTCTTTCAGGTGATATGTCTTGGTACCTTAATGCACAGTTGGCTGAGCGTACTAGCGTTCACGGTGTTTTGGTTGATATCTACGGCATGGGTGTTCTCATTCAGGGCGATTCTGGTATTGGTAAGAGTGAAACAGGGCTTGAGTTGGTGAAACGTGGTCACCGTCTAGTCGCTGACGACCGTGTGGATGTCTATGCTAAGGATGAGGAAACTCTCTGGGGTGAGCCTGCGGAAATCCTCCACCATCTTCTTGAGATTCGTGGGGTTGGTATCATTGATGTCATGAGTCTCTACGGAGCTAGTGCTGTCCGTAATTCTTCTCAAGTTCAGTTGGCCATCTATCTTGAAAATTTTGAAGACGGTAAGGTCTTTGATCGTCTTGGAAATGGGAATGAAGAAATCGAATTGCAAGGCGTTAAGATTCCACGTGTCCGCATTCCTGTTAAGACAGGCCGTAACGTATCAGTCGTTATCGAAGCTGCAGCCATGAACTACCGTGCTAAGCAAATGGGATTTGATGCAACCAAAACCTTTGAAGAACGTTTGACCAACCTCATTAGTAAGAATGGTGAAGACTAA
- a CDS encoding SprT family protein encodes MNLTDYVKTVSIEDFGWEFKHQALWNKRLRTTGGRFFPKDGHLDFNPKLYEEHGLETFRKIVRHELCHYHLYFQGKGYKHADRDFKDLLAKVDGLRYAPKMQGQEENYYLYQCQSCGHTYRRKRRVNTQKFGCGLCRGKLIFLNQS; translated from the coding sequence GTGAATCTAACTGATTATGTTAAGACTGTTTCTATAGAAGATTTTGGTTGGGAATTTAAGCATCAAGCCTTGTGGAACAAGCGTCTCCGAACCACTGGAGGTCGGTTCTTTCCCAAGGATGGTCATTTAGATTTTAACCCAAAACTCTATGAGGAACATGGTCTTGAAACCTTTCGAAAAATTGTCCGCCATGAACTCTGTCATTATCACCTTTATTTTCAAGGGAAGGGCTACAAGCATGCGGATAGAGATTTCAAGGACTTACTAGCCAAGGTCGATGGCCTTAGGTACGCTCCAAAGATGCAAGGTCAGGAGGAGAACTACTACCTCTATCAGTGCCAATCCTGTGGTCATACCTACCGTCGCAAACGCCGTGTCAATACACAGAAATTTGGTTGCGGTCTGTGCCGAGGCAAACTCATTTTTCTAAATCAGTCCTAG
- a CDS encoding biotin transporter BioY, whose protein sequence is MTRNRTLSLILPAFGAAIIAALAQIVIPIGAVPITLQTFAVGLVAAILKPREATLAATLYLILGAIGLPVFAGGGGGLQAFFGPSAGYLLAYPFFAFVTSKLSHAETPIWKIFVAFVLGDALVFVGGILSLHFLGKMGWSAAVAVGLTPFIIPDLLKGLIVALVTKPVLKALKNHSYFN, encoded by the coding sequence ATGACACGAAATCGTACACTGTCGCTTATTCTTCCAGCCTTCGGTGCTGCTATCATTGCCGCACTGGCTCAAATTGTTATTCCTATCGGTGCAGTTCCAATCACACTACAGACTTTCGCTGTTGGACTTGTTGCTGCCATCCTTAAGCCAAGAGAGGCGACACTTGCTGCTACCCTCTACCTGATTCTAGGTGCCATTGGTCTACCTGTTTTTGCAGGTGGAGGCGGTGGGCTCCAAGCATTCTTTGGTCCTTCAGCTGGCTATTTGTTGGCTTATCCATTTTTCGCCTTTGTCACTTCAAAACTGTCGCATGCTGAGACTCCTATTTGGAAAATCTTTGTGGCTTTTGTTTTAGGTGATGCACTTGTCTTTGTCGGTGGTATCCTCAGCCTTCACTTTCTTGGAAAAATGGGTTGGTCTGCTGCTGTAGCAGTTGGCTTGACACCTTTTATCATTCCTGATCTCTTAAAAGGTCTCATCGTCGCTTTGGTAACTAAGCCAGTCTTAAAAGCTCTTAAAAATCATAGCTACTTTAACTAA
- a CDS encoding CHY zinc finger protein: MTSQINGLLVDDQSRCQHYHSQLDIVALKCFECQKYYACYQCHDSLEDHSYRAYPCQLKQDKVLICGVCRHEMTIEEYQDVEACPSCHSAFNPACSKHYDIYFEK; this comes from the coding sequence ATGACAAGTCAAATCAATGGGCTCCTGGTAGATGATCAGAGTAGATGTCAGCACTACCATTCCCAACTAGATATTGTTGCCCTAAAATGCTTCGAGTGCCAGAAGTATTATGCCTGTTATCAGTGTCATGATAGCTTGGAGGATCATAGCTATCGAGCTTATCCTTGTCAATTGAAGCAGGACAAGGTCCTTATCTGTGGCGTTTGTAGGCATGAGATGACAATTGAGGAGTATCAAGATGTAGAAGCTTGTCCCAGTTGTCACAGTGCCTTCAACCCAGCTTGTTCAAAGCACTATGATATTTATTTTGAAAAATAA
- a CDS encoding YtxH domain-containing protein, with product MSKFLNTLIIGVASGAAAAYFFTTEKGKAVKARIDEEIASFKEDPKAYQNQVVEKASDYKDLAVDTFQDYKTKFENGDITADDLTKAVQEKTAQVADFAKESFELIKEKTAQVTPEQADVEAETKAIVDDIVIDIKDISEEATEAK from the coding sequence ATGAGTAAATTTTTAAACACCCTAATCATTGGTGTAGCTTCTGGAGCTGCAGCAGCTTACTTCTTTACAACTGAAAAAGGTAAAGCTGTTAAAGCACGTATTGATGAAGAAATCGCTTCATTCAAAGAAGATCCAAAAGCTTATCAAAATCAAGTGGTGGAAAAAGCTAGCGACTACAAAGATTTGGCAGTCGATACTTTCCAAGACTATAAAACAAAATTTGAAAATGGCGACATCACTGCAGATGATTTGACAAAAGCAGTTCAAGAAAAAACAGCTCAAGTTGCTGACTTTGCCAAAGAGAGCTTTGAACTTATCAAAGAGAAAACAGCACAAGTAACTCCTGAGCAAGCAGATGTTGAAGCAGAAACCAAAGCTATCGTTGATGATATCGTCATTGATATCAAAGATATCTCTGAAGAAGCAACAGAAGCAAAATAA
- a CDS encoding IS30 family transposase → MSYHHFTIDERESILIYRTQGLNFSQIAKLLHRHPSSISREWKRHTKSGAYSPNHAQESYHMAKSHCGRKRMLEIDHNLSNTVKHLFLDYQWSPEEIEGRLQLEYGKTVISYQTIYRAIYRGHFEDNSLSHGARGVIRKLRHRGKTRHTKGHVENRGKISISHTIHERPEEANNRTRIGDWEADTVAGKTGKACLVTLTDRYSRFLKIKKVAVKKSKLVIEAMVKMLEPLTKYTVTPDRGKEFTYHQKLSDQLNIEVYFPDPHAPWQRGTNENTNGLLREYFPKGSDLTLVDDQTIQLWENKLNNRPRKCLNWKTPYEVFYGESMHLI, encoded by the coding sequence ATGAGCTACCATCATTTTACCATAGACGAGCGTGAAAGTATTCTCATTTACCGTACGCAAGGCCTAAATTTTTCTCAAATTGCTAAGTTACTTCATCGTCATCCATCTAGTATTAGTCGTGAGTGGAAGCGCCATACAAAATCAGGAGCTTATTCTCCAAATCATGCACAGGAATCTTACCATATGGCTAAATCACACTGTGGACGAAAACGTATGCTTGAAATAGATCACAATTTAAGCAATACCGTCAAACATCTATTTCTCGATTACCAATGGTCTCCTGAAGAAATAGAAGGTCGGTTGCAATTAGAGTACGGAAAAACTGTTATTAGTTATCAAACAATCTATAGAGCCATTTACCGAGGACATTTTGAGGATAACTCATTATCTCATGGTGCTCGTGGTGTCATTCGTAAACTTCGTCATCGTGGGAAAACACGTCATACTAAAGGTCATGTTGAAAATAGAGGGAAAATATCCATTTCTCATACAATTCACGAAAGACCAGAAGAAGCTAATAATCGAACTAGAATAGGAGATTGGGAAGCCGATACTGTTGCAGGTAAAACTGGAAAAGCTTGTTTAGTTACTCTAACAGACCGTTATTCTCGTTTTCTAAAAATCAAAAAGGTAGCTGTTAAGAAAAGCAAGTTGGTAATAGAAGCTATGGTAAAAATGTTAGAACCCTTGACGAAGTATACAGTAACTCCTGATAGAGGGAAAGAATTCACGTATCATCAGAAATTGAGTGATCAATTGAACATTGAAGTCTATTTTCCTGACCCTCATGCTCCATGGCAACGAGGAACCAATGAGAACACGAATGGATTACTTAGAGAATATTTTCCAAAGGGTAGTGATCTAACATTGGTTGATGATCAGACTATTCAGCTATGGGAGAACAAACTTAATAATAGGCCACGAAAATGTCTTAACTGGAAAACACCTTATGAAGTATTCTATGGGGAAAGTATGCACTTAATTTGA